ACACCGACCTGAAGGCACTGGGCCTGAAGCACGCCCCGCAGCCCACTCCAGCCGACCAGCCAGACGCAGCCCCCGTTCCCGCCGAGGCCCTGCTGACCGACGGGCAACGCAAGGCCCTGTGCGCCCACGCGGGCCGCGCCGGGGTGACGGGCAGCGAGGACCGCGCCGCTCTCTGGGCGTACCTGCTGAACAGCCCCCTCCCCGTCCGCACCCTGGACCTCACCGAGGCGCAGGCGGACATCCTGCTCGGCACGCTCAGCACCCTCAGCAACGACGAGGCTGCCCAGGCCCTCACGGAGGCGCGCGGCGCCGCGCAGTACTCCTGATGACTGCCGTCCAGGTTCCCGGCGTCCACACGACCCTCCGGCGTGGAGAGGACACCATGCTGCCCAACTGGGCGCTGGACGCCGAAGAGCAGCTGACGCTCATGGCCGACGCGAAGGTCTTCAAGCGCCTGATCCGCTACCGGCACTACCGGGACAACACCTACACCACCGCCCAGCTCACGTACGCCCTGGAGATTGACCCGCGCACGGTCCGCAGCAGCCTCGAGCGATTGCGGGACCGGGGCCTGGTCGTGACCCTGGACGGCCTGCACTGCGCCCCGGACGCCGCCAGCCGACTCACCCCTGCGCAGGTCCGGGCCGGTGCCCTCGCCTGGACGGAACAGGGCAAGGCCGACGCAAGGGCCGCGCAAGACCCGCGCAAGGGCACTGCAAAGGGTCTGCAAAAAGACCCCGCCCAGAATCCGGAAAACAGCGACCTGCACAGCATTCCCGGTTCCCTGAAGAAAGGAAGAAAAGAAGAAAGGAAAGAAGAACAGAACAACCCCCCTACCCCCCAGGGGGCAGAGGCGCGGCAAGACACCGCGCCGGTGGTTGAAGTTGCACCCCCCACCGACCTTCCGGAAGTTCTGTGCTCGCCTGACGGCGAGGCCGCTGTCGCGGCAACTGCGGACCTGCCCTTCACGGGTGAAGTTCAGACCACCCACCCCGCAGGCCGTGAACCAGGCACCACGGGCACTGAACAGGTTCCGGCCGCCCGGCGCCGCGCGGCCGCCCCGCTGCCCGAGCTGCCCGCCGACCTCGCCGCCCTCCCCGGCCTGACCGATGCCTGGGCCGCGTGGCTCCAGTACCGCCGCGAACGCCGCCTCGCCACCGCGCCCAGCACCGCCACCGGCATGTTCAACAAACTCCGCACCCTCGCCGCCGAAGGCCACCCGCCGGTCGACGTCATCCGGACCAGCATCGAGAACGGCTGGCAGGGACTCTTTCCGCTCCGGGCCGCGCACGTCGTGAAATTCACCCCCCGCCCCCAGACCACGCAGGCCGCCAACGAGCAGGCCGCGCAGCGAGCGAGCGACGTGTACGCCGCGCTGCAGGAGGACACCCGTGCCATTTTCTGACGCCCAGTTCGCCGCCGCGTGGACGGTCCTCGAAGACCGCTTCAGCCGCAAGCACAACGCGCAGACCGTCAAGATCTACCGCAACATCCTCACCGCCGAACTCAGCGAAACGCAGTTCACGGACGCCTGCCGCGCCGCGTTCCGCCTGGACACGTTCTTCCCCAGCCCCCAGCGCCTCATTGACCTCGGCACCGGCTCGCAGGGCTTCCACCTGCAAGCCATCGCTGCCTGGGACACCTGCATGGACCGCATGCGCAGAGGCGAACAGATCACCGAACCCGGCAGCCTCGAGCGGCGCCTGCTGAACTCCGTCACGCACGGCCAACCCCTCGGGCACGTCGAAACGAAGCAACTGGACTTCCTGAAAAAGGAATTCGTGACCCGCTACACGTCCGAACTCGCCCAGCAGGCCGCCGCCCGCACCCCCGCCCTCCCCGGCGCCCCCGTGGAGGTCCCCCGTGTACTCCAGTGACCGCCGCGCCGGCCGCCCCGTCACCTTCGCCGCCGCCCTGGGAGCCGCGCCCGACGGTCCCCTCGAACTCAACCGCGCCGCCTCCGCCACCTGCCCCAGGTGCGGCCAGGAACCCCGCCTGTACCACCACGTCAGCCCCGCCGGGCGCGACGTGACCGTCTGGATTCCCGTTCACCACCACTGCCCCCGCTGACCCCCACAGGAGGACCCCACCCATGACCACGCACCGCACGTACGGCATCTACAGTCTCGAATTCCTCGGCCTGACCTCCCGGGACGTCCGCGAGATCGGCTGGGTCCACGACATCAAATGGGCCTTCACGCTCGGCGCCAGACCCGAACGGAAATTCGAACTCGACCACGCCCACGTCCTGTTCGGCGCGGCCGACACGGGCGGCCTGAAACTCGAAATCTGCCCCCGCCTGTCCGGCGAGCACCTGCCCGGCATCCTGATCACCACGACCCTCCAGGGCAACCTCACCACCGTCGCGGAAGGACCGAAGACGAAGTTCACCACCCGCGTCTCCCAGGAAGCGCTGGAGCAGGCGGGCCTGACGTCCGCCGTGCTGTTCGAAGCCAGCTGCAGCCTCGAATGCACGGTCGGGGACATGCCCACCCTGGAAGAACAGACCGACGCGCAGATCCTCGCGGAACTTACCGCGAACCGGCAGCTCCAGCAGGACCACGGGCAGCTGATGGCCGACCTGGGCGCCCAGCCCCTCCTGACCCCCGCGCCGCAGGAGGCGCCCCAGGCGGACGCCCCCACCCCCGGCAACCAAGCGTACGACCGCGTGGCCGCGCAGGTCGCCCAGGCGGACCGTGCGGGCGTGTACACCCTGCTGCAACTCATCCAGATCGACCCGAGCGACTGGGACGACGACACCACCACCCCCGAGCAGGACCTCGCCAGCATGCGCGACACGCTGCTCCTGCACTGGGAGGCCCTCGCCGCCGCCCTGAACGCCGTCCCGCCCCGCCTGACCCTCCCCCTGCACCCGAAAGAACCCGGCGAGGACCTTCCGTTCCCCCTGGGCGACACCGACCCCGCCGCCGACTGACCAGACACACGGGGCCGCCAGGTGCGCGGCCCCCGCAGGTGACCCTTGATGACCCACCCCACCCCTGAACCCCTCACCACCCACGAGCAGACCACCCTCACCCAGCTCGAAGGCACCATCCGCGACGGCTGGAACGGCTTCGTGACCGTCGGAGAAGCCCTCCTGACTATCCGGGACCAGCGCCTCTACCGCGCCGCGCACCGTACCTTCGGTGACTACTGCGAGCAGGTGTGGGGCTGGTCCCGCCAGCGCGCCCAGCAACTCATCGACGCCGCCGAAACCACGCACGCCCTGTCAACCATCGGTTTACACCCGGAGAACGAACGGCAGGCCCGCGAATTGAAGGAAGCGGCGAAGGTCGTTCAGCACCTGGAACCCGAGCAGATCGTGGCGGTCGCCCGGTACCTCAAAACCGCCACCGGCACCGACAAGCCCACGACCAGCCAGGTCAAAGCGGCAGCCGAGGTCGCGGCCAGCATCGACGCGCACGCCACCGTCCAGCACCCCGACACGGGCGCCGAGGTGCCCCTGCACACCCTGACCGGCGAGCAACGCGCCGCCGCCATCGCCGAGAACGTCAGCACCGGCACGCACGAACGCCTCCAACGCCAGAAGCAGCACATCGAAGAGAGCAAGTTACAAGCCAACAGCAGTGGCAGGGGAGGCTGGACCGACTGGTGCCTCACCTACGCCCAGCAGCACCTCACCGACACCCAGGAACTCCGCATCGTCATCAAACGCGACCCCAGCGGGAACCCCAAAGCGCAGACCCTCGTGATCGACACGCACACCCACACGACCATCGCTTCCGGAGAACCCGCCGACTGGCTCAAGAAAGCTGTCCTGAACCTCGCCGAGGAAGTCAGAGGATGAACCCCTTTCCGACCCGGCAGGCCGCCGAAGCGTACCTCGTCCGTATCCCAGACGCCGCCGTGCGCGACGCCACCCGCACCCGACTCGGCCTGACCGCGGACGCAGCCCCTGCGCCCGTCCCAGTGAGGGCGCCGCCCGTCCAGACAGTCGCCTTCCACGCGAGCGACCAGAAACAGGCCCCCCACGCCACCCTTACCTTCACCCTGCCGTTCCCACCCAGCCTCAACAGCATCTGGCGCGCCACCGTCATCACCGGCAAGGACCGCCGGCCACAGGCCCGCATCCTCCTCAGCCAGGAAGGCAGAGCGTACCGCCGCGCCGTGCGCGACGTCATCCACGCCCTGAACAACCCCCACGCACCACCCGGCGCACGCCTGGCCGTTCAGCTCACCCTCCACAGCCCCACCCGCCGGAAGTTCGACGTGGACAACTACGCCAAAGCCTGCCTCGACGCCCTCACCCACGCCCACGTCTGGGCCGACGACTCCCTGGTCGACGAGTTACGCATCACGCGCGGCCCCGTCACCCCCGGCGGGCACGTGCACGTCGCCATCACCCCACTCGGCCGCACCCTCTACGCCCCAGCGAGGTAACGCCATGCCCCGAAAGAACCCGAAAAACACTCCCATCCACGCAGGCACCCTCCCCGCCGCGCTGCTCGCCGCCTCCAGCCTCGAACCCCGCACCGCCGCGCAGCTCCTCGACACTGCGCAACGGCGCGGCCAGTTCCCGGATGCCGACGAGCGGGCCGCCCGCCACGCCGCCGCCACCCTCCACGCCGGAACGCTCCTCACACGCCAAGGCCAGGGGGGGCAGGCCGACCCGTACCGCTACACCCTCACCACCACCGGCGAAGACACGCTCGAACACCTGCACGTCCCCCACAACCACACCCCCCGGGGCGAGACCGTGACGACCACCAACCACACGACACACCAGGCGCATCCCGCACCCCGCCCGAAGACCCCATGACCACTCCCCACCCAGAGGTGAAGATGCCCGGCCGGAAACCAAAACCCCCCATCACCATCAACCGTGGCCGCGAACAGATCCGCCGCCTTACCGCCCTGCGCACAGAACGCCGGGACGCCCGCCAGTACGCCCAGCAGTGGTACGCCGCGCTGCACACCTGGGACGTCCACCACCCCGACGTCCTCCCGAACATCAGCTACGCTCCCTTCCGCGACCAGGGTGCCTTCGACCCCCTCACCATGGGCGACGGAGGACCACCCCGGAAGTCCTACCTGCGCACCCCAGCAGGGGAGATCAGTGAAGCCGAAGTGGGCCGCCTCATCACGGACATGACCACCAGCCGCGTCCCGGAAACCGTGCAGCTCGGGCGGATGCTCGACCGCCTGCGCCGCCACGACCACGGGTGCATGCAGAGCCTCCTGCGGGGCGGCAGCTGGTCCTCCAACCGAGAAGGTGCCGTCCGGTACGCGGTGGCCGTCCTGACCCTGGCCGTCCGCGTGGGGGACGTGCAGGCGGAGCGGCCACTCAAGCACGTGCAGGCCGAACTTGCTGGCTTACCAGTTGTTGTTTCTGTCTGAAACTGGTACGGTTCTGCTAAGTTCCACCACACGTCAACACCAGCCGCCCACCGGGGCGGTTTTTCGTTAGGAATCGGACCGTGGACGTGAACGTGCCCCCTGTCGCGTCGCCATACCTGCACCCATCCACGATCCTTCCAC
The sequence above is a segment of the Deinococcus seoulensis genome. Coding sequences within it:
- a CDS encoding RusA family crossover junction endodeoxyribonuclease, with amino-acid sequence MNPFPTRQAAEAYLVRIPDAAVRDATRTRLGLTADAAPAPVPVRAPPVQTVAFHASDQKQAPHATLTFTLPFPPSLNSIWRATVITGKDRRPQARILLSQEGRAYRRAVRDVIHALNNPHAPPGARLAVQLTLHSPTRRKFDVDNYAKACLDALTHAHVWADDSLVDELRITRGPVTPGGHVHVAITPLGRTLYAPAR